One genomic region from Melioribacteraceae bacterium encodes:
- a CDS encoding DUF2891 domain-containing protein, with protein sequence MRIKTLLHLIILPAMISGFSEVNCQTEKNNPDSVYPELNIKSAVEFSKLALKCIQKEFPNKLDHVMNDETEVKAPSVLHPAFYGCYDWHSSVHGHWMLVRLLKLFPEMDNAGIIRKVLNENLAPENIRVEVAYLDQANRKSFERTYGWAWLLKLAEELLSWDDSQAEMWYENLKPLAEVLVQRYTDFLPKQNYPIRTGVHPNTAFGISFALDYARAVKNYRLESLLTERGTTYYLKDKNYDAKWEPGGEDFFSPALMEADLMRRILEPRHFADWFKKFLPDIEHTANLLEPATVTDRTDPKLVHLDGLNLTRAWCMSGIAGCLHKNDPLKIILTDSAIKHARAGLEYITSGNYEGEHWLASFAVYLLSEIKTNQFINRKE encoded by the coding sequence ATGAGAATTAAAACTCTTCTTCATCTGATTATACTTCCGGCCATGATCTCCGGCTTTTCAGAAGTGAATTGTCAGACTGAAAAAAACAATCCGGATTCAGTTTATCCGGAACTTAACATAAAATCGGCCGTTGAATTTTCGAAACTCGCATTGAAGTGCATTCAGAAAGAGTTTCCAAACAAACTTGATCACGTGATGAACGATGAAACAGAAGTAAAGGCGCCTTCTGTTCTTCATCCGGCTTTTTACGGTTGTTACGACTGGCATTCATCCGTTCACGGTCACTGGATGCTTGTCCGTTTGCTTAAACTCTTTCCGGAAATGGATAATGCAGGCATTATCAGAAAAGTATTAAACGAGAATCTAGCTCCGGAGAATATCAGGGTTGAAGTAGCGTATCTTGACCAGGCGAACAGAAAATCATTTGAGCGGACTTACGGCTGGGCATGGCTTTTAAAACTTGCCGAAGAGCTTCTGAGCTGGGATGATTCTCAGGCAGAGATGTGGTATGAAAATCTGAAACCCCTTGCCGAGGTGCTCGTTCAGCGTTATACAGACTTTCTGCCCAAGCAGAATTATCCTATCAGGACCGGGGTACACCCCAATACCGCTTTCGGAATCTCTTTTGCTCTTGATTATGCCCGTGCTGTAAAAAACTACCGGCTAGAATCACTGTTGACCGAAAGAGGAACAACATATTATCTTAAGGATAAGAATTACGATGCAAAATGGGAGCCCGGTGGAGAGGACTTTTTTTCGCCGGCTTTAATGGAAGCAGATCTGATGCGGAGAATTTTAGAGCCGAGACACTTTGCGGATTGGTTTAAGAAGTTTCTGCCTGATATTGAACATACAGCAAATTTACTTGAGCCGGCTACTGTTACTGACCGCACGGATCCGAAACTCGTGCATCTTGACGGATTAAATTTGACCCGTGCCTGGTGTATGTCCGGTATAGCGGGTTGTCTGCACAAAAATGATCCGCTTAAAATAATTTTAACAGACTCAGCCATTAAACACGCTAGAGCCGGGCTGGAGTATATTACAAGCGGGAATTATGAGGGGGAACACTGGCTCGCATCATTTGCGGTTTATCTGCTCTCTGAAATAAAAACAAATCAATTTATTAACAGAAAGGAATAA
- a CDS encoding NAD(P)/FAD-dependent oxidoreductase: MNKYDVIIIGSGISGLSAASILSKLFKKKVILIERHFKIGGFTHIFKRKGEYGEYHWDVGLHYVGQMESGSMSRAVFDYVTDGKVNWKKMPDPYDVFVYPDFTFKAMEGERYLKSEMTKLFPAEAEAIKKYFEDIKIITKWFGRYNFSLTLKPAARKISSYLFSKGSELALMTLKEYLDSNFKDEKLKALLASQWGDYGLPPSLGSMAVHSLIVNHYINGGFYPIGGSKKIADSVVPVIEGAGGSVLVNHTAKEILIEKGKAIGVKTLKKEGYGFIEVDFFADKIISTAGAKITYTELLNRKDEPDFIEEVKSFPSSISHINLYLGLKESPARLGLKGENYWIYNSYDHDAGFRNRNQLANGVVHGAYVSFPSLKDPDTKSHTAEIIAFADYGIFEKWSNEPWKKRGDEYENLKKDLSEVLIRFTEKHIKGFKDLIDYHELSTPLSTIHFTGNPEGSIYGIPATPERYKMKWISPYTHIKNLYLSGADTFGHGIVGGLMSGALTAAIVYKGVKGVPAVFKEAIKYHRSLRN; this comes from the coding sequence ATGAACAAGTACGACGTTATCATTATCGGCAGCGGGATCAGCGGTCTTTCGGCAGCAAGCATCCTTTCGAAACTCTTCAAGAAAAAAGTTATTCTAATTGAAAGACATTTCAAAATCGGCGGGTTCACACATATTTTTAAACGCAAAGGAGAGTACGGAGAATATCACTGGGATGTGGGACTTCATTATGTCGGGCAGATGGAAAGCGGTTCGATGAGCCGCGCGGTTTTTGATTATGTGACAGATGGAAAAGTTAATTGGAAAAAAATGCCCGATCCATATGACGTATTTGTTTACCCTGATTTTACTTTTAAAGCTATGGAAGGCGAACGATATCTTAAATCAGAAATGACAAAACTATTTCCGGCGGAAGCAGAAGCAATTAAAAAATATTTTGAAGATATAAAAATAATCACGAAATGGTTCGGCAGGTACAACTTCAGCCTAACGCTTAAACCGGCCGCGAGAAAAATTTCTTCGTATCTCTTTTCAAAGGGATCCGAGCTGGCACTTATGACACTCAAAGAATATCTGGATTCCAATTTCAAGGATGAGAAACTCAAGGCCTTGCTCGCATCTCAATGGGGCGATTACGGACTTCCCCCTTCTTTGGGATCGATGGCGGTACACTCCTTAATTGTTAATCATTATATAAACGGCGGTTTTTACCCCATCGGCGGCTCTAAAAAAATTGCCGATTCCGTAGTTCCTGTAATTGAAGGTGCCGGCGGTTCAGTTCTGGTTAATCATACAGCAAAAGAAATTTTAATTGAAAAGGGAAAAGCAATCGGAGTAAAAACGCTTAAAAAAGAAGGGTACGGTTTTATCGAAGTTGATTTTTTTGCAGATAAAATAATTTCAACGGCCGGAGCAAAAATTACTTACACAGAACTTCTTAACAGAAAAGATGAACCGGATTTTATTGAAGAAGTAAAGAGTTTCCCCTCAAGCATTTCTCACATCAATCTTTATCTCGGACTAAAGGAAAGTCCGGCGCGTCTCGGATTAAAGGGGGAAAACTACTGGATTTATAATTCATACGATCATGATGCAGGATTTAGAAACCGAAATCAACTTGCAAACGGTGTTGTCCACGGCGCTTATGTTTCTTTCCCTTCTCTTAAAGACCCCGATACAAAATCGCACACCGCCGAGATTATTGCGTTTGCGGATTACGGCATATTCGAAAAGTGGTCAAACGAACCCTGGAAAAAGAGGGGCGATGAATATGAGAATCTGAAAAAAGATCTTTCCGAAGTGCTGATACGGTTTACGGAAAAACACATAAAAGGTTTTAAAGATTTAATTGATTATCACGAGTTGTCAACTCCTCTTAGTACAATACACTTCACCGGAAATCCGGAGGGTTCTATTTACGGAATTCCCGCAACACCCGAACGTTATAAGATGAAATGGATCAGTCCTTATACTCATATAAAAAATCTTTATTTGTCTGGTGCCGATACATTCGGACATGGAATAGTGGGCGGTTTGATGAGCGGTGCGCTTACTGCAGCAATCGTTTATAAGGGTGTTAAAGGGGTCCCTGCAGTATTTAAAGAGGCGATCAAGTACCATCGTTCCCTGAGAAATTAG
- a CDS encoding M14 family metallopeptidase, whose product MRSTVLFIMAVLVSLSVISAQPKKVSLLTVAENSNYESTSRYEDVMSFINSLKKLSKNFRVETMGVSTEGKEIPLMILGSPLPESPADLKDDKRIVVYIQANIHAGEVEGKEAALMFARDLLLDRKEILKDIVLLICPIFNIDGNEKISVDNRRHQKGPKNGVGLRYNGQNLDLNRDAMKVETPEVKGLFTNVLNKWDPAILVDLHTTNGSYRQEPVSFTWMMNPAGDTSLIAYTRDKLMPEISLTLSGKYNTMNLYYGEFVDQRDHSKGWISYAYEPRYIVNYIGLRNRIGILNEDYVYSDFKERVIGTYNFLWSVLESAVTNKVEIKNILMETDAKTVARGNNPSKDDSLAVMSRVVPTKVSITVNTFEMEVRKDANGRERLYPTEIKKTVTVPYLADYVPTKQTKIPFAYLLTVSDPKVLSVLKTHGIKMEKLLADTEIEVQSFRIKELKPEQRLNQGHYNNIVKGDYTAEKKKFVKGTIVVRMAQPLANVAAYLLEPETDDGLLHWNFFDNHLVPQWGGGFLPYPVYKVMNKIEIITGK is encoded by the coding sequence ATGCGTTCAACAGTGCTTTTCATAATGGCAGTTCTGGTATCATTGTCTGTTATATCGGCTCAGCCCAAGAAAGTCTCATTATTAACGGTAGCAGAAAATTCGAATTACGAATCAACATCACGGTATGAAGATGTTATGAGTTTTATAAATTCGCTGAAGAAACTCTCTAAGAATTTCCGGGTTGAAACAATGGGTGTCTCAACAGAAGGAAAGGAAATTCCCCTGATGATATTGGGAAGCCCCCTGCCCGAATCACCGGCCGACTTAAAAGATGACAAGCGTATTGTTGTATATATTCAGGCGAATATTCACGCCGGAGAAGTTGAAGGTAAAGAAGCAGCCCTTATGTTTGCCAGGGATCTTCTTCTGGATAGAAAAGAAATTCTTAAGGATATAGTATTGCTGATCTGCCCGATTTTTAATATTGACGGAAACGAAAAAATCAGCGTCGATAACCGAAGGCATCAAAAAGGTCCCAAGAATGGCGTTGGGCTGCGCTACAACGGTCAGAACCTGGATTTGAATCGCGATGCCATGAAAGTGGAAACGCCCGAAGTTAAAGGATTGTTTACAAATGTTTTAAATAAATGGGATCCGGCAATTTTAGTTGATCTTCACACTACAAACGGATCGTACCGGCAGGAACCCGTGTCGTTCACTTGGATGATGAATCCGGCTGGGGACACGTCTCTGATAGCTTATACACGCGACAAACTGATGCCGGAGATATCGCTAACATTATCCGGAAAATATAATACAATGAATCTATATTACGGTGAATTCGTGGACCAGAGGGATCATTCGAAAGGATGGATCTCTTATGCGTATGAACCCCGTTATATAGTTAATTACATCGGACTTAGAAACCGTATAGGTATATTGAACGAGGATTATGTCTATTCCGATTTTAAAGAACGGGTTATAGGCACTTATAATTTTTTATGGTCGGTTTTAGAAAGCGCGGTTACAAATAAAGTTGAGATAAAAAATATTTTGATGGAGACAGACGCAAAAACAGTTGCACGCGGAAACAATCCCTCTAAGGACGATTCGCTCGCTGTAATGTCGCGGGTTGTTCCAACCAAAGTTTCTATTACTGTAAATACTTTTGAAATGGAAGTACGCAAGGATGCTAACGGAAGAGAGCGCCTATACCCTACGGAGATTAAAAAAACAGTTACAGTGCCTTACCTCGCCGATTATGTTCCGACAAAACAGACAAAAATTCCATTTGCTTATCTCCTGACTGTTAGCGATCCGAAAGTATTGTCTGTTCTCAAAACACACGGCATTAAGATGGAAAAACTCCTTGCCGATACAGAAATCGAAGTTCAGTCCTTCAGGATAAAAGAACTGAAACCCGAGCAGCGTCTTAACCAGGGCCATTATAATAATATTGTTAAAGGGGATTATACTGCCGAGAAGAAGAAGTTTGTTAAAGGTACTATAGTTGTTAGAATGGCACAGCCGCTTGCTAATGTCGCAGCATATCTTTTAGAGCCGGAGACAGACGATGGGCTGCTCCACTGGAATTTCTTCGACAACCACTTGGTACCGCAGTGGGGCGGAGGATTTCTCCCGTATCCGGTTTATAAAGTAATGAATAAGATAGAAATTATTACTGGAAAATAA
- a CDS encoding alginate lyase family protein, with amino-acid sequence MLNSALYCQELSEKNFAEYNPEPFVLLNEKELSSLKKRYLKGGLKNPGEFHVQEAEKFLMQKPSPLEEIRYEGLVSNHPDRISSVQHLKDMDYLNSLTWAYILTENLKYAAKAKEILISWSYSYQPTGNDVNENKLLTMFMSYFYLKKEFDLKPVWDLIESIANKQIHLAEVNKKSGNRAAKRIKLVLLSGILLERKDFISWALEKYDSIHTSSLYYDGTSWDFLRRDALSYHVDGIQSLLEVCVLARELNYDLFTKENEGGGSLKKSIDFVIPYVLGEKTHREWINTTVELDKKRWSAGDTYYMPGKIWDPIESIDMFLLASIFDSKYLSIAESILNMENRKSFLYLQIQAKMINSF; translated from the coding sequence ATGCTAAATTCAGCACTTTATTGTCAGGAGTTATCGGAGAAAAATTTTGCTGAATACAATCCCGAACCGTTTGTCTTGCTAAATGAAAAAGAGCTTTCATCATTAAAAAAAAGATATCTAAAGGGTGGATTAAAGAACCCGGGCGAATTTCATGTTCAAGAAGCAGAAAAGTTTCTTATGCAGAAACCGTCGCCATTGGAAGAAATTCGCTATGAGGGATTGGTAAGTAATCACCCCGATAGAATTAGTTCGGTTCAGCATCTAAAGGATATGGATTATTTAAATTCTCTTACGTGGGCGTATATTCTGACCGAGAATTTAAAGTATGCAGCAAAAGCAAAAGAAATATTAATCTCATGGAGTTATTCATACCAGCCAACCGGCAATGATGTAAATGAAAACAAATTATTGACGATGTTTATGAGCTATTTTTATCTTAAGAAAGAATTTGATTTAAAGCCGGTTTGGGATTTAATCGAATCAATTGCAAATAAACAGATCCACCTGGCCGAAGTGAATAAAAAATCCGGTAACCGTGCAGCCAAAAGAATTAAGCTTGTTTTGCTTTCGGGAATATTGCTTGAAAGAAAAGACTTTATTTCATGGGCACTTGAGAAATACGATTCCATTCATACTTCCTCTCTTTACTACGACGGCACTAGTTGGGATTTTTTAAGAAGAGACGCCTTAAGCTATCATGTCGATGGAATTCAATCGCTTCTAGAAGTGTGCGTTTTAGCAAGAGAACTAAATTATGATTTATTTACAAAAGAGAATGAAGGGGGAGGCAGTCTCAAGAAGTCGATTGATTTTGTGATTCCTTATGTTCTGGGAGAAAAAACACACAGAGAATGGATAAATACCACGGTGGAACTTGACAAGAAAAGATGGAGCGCCGGAGATACTTATTATATGCCGGGAAAAATCTGGGATCCAATAGAATCTATAGATATGTTTTTGCTTGCTTCAATATTCGATTCCAAATATTTGTCTATCGCTGAATCAATTTTGAATATGGAAAATCGAAAATCTTTTTTGTATTTACAGATTCAGGCAAAAATGATTAATAGTTTTTAG
- a CDS encoding proline iminopeptidase-family hydrolase, translating into MRRHSFIPVLFFYLLMFSPGVLFSQASGSIKEINGSKIFCRTIGAGESLIIVHGGPGLAHDYLFESFKQLNDNYRLIFYDQRGCGKSEEIKEDQPVTMETMIEDLEGVRREFQLEKMNLVGQSWGALIAINYVLKYPNNVKNLILLEPAPGSSEYLQQVQQTIMNRLSKKELERLTEISQNPDLRKDPDLFKEFMNIRMKTYFYDSTLAEKKNFNYFDSDRIKKFFSSSANFGPYMLSYNLYEKLKKIKCPTLIIHGEYDVIPTEAIERMGLEIINSELHIVEKSGHFVHIEKPEFYFAAIRNFLKKSIN; encoded by the coding sequence ATGAGACGACACTCCTTTATTCCCGTTCTATTTTTTTATTTGTTAATGTTCAGCCCGGGGGTTTTATTTTCTCAGGCAAGCGGATCGATTAAAGAGATTAATGGATCAAAGATTTTCTGCAGAACAATTGGCGCCGGCGAATCACTTATTATTGTTCATGGAGGACCCGGTCTTGCTCACGATTATCTCTTCGAATCCTTCAAACAATTGAATGATAATTACAGACTTATTTTTTATGATCAGCGCGGATGTGGAAAATCGGAGGAAATTAAAGAAGATCAACCGGTAACAATGGAAACTATGATTGAAGATCTTGAAGGAGTCCGCAGGGAGTTCCAACTTGAAAAAATGAATTTAGTCGGCCAATCCTGGGGTGCGTTAATCGCAATCAATTATGTGTTAAAATATCCAAACAATGTAAAAAACCTGATTCTGCTTGAACCGGCTCCCGGAAGCAGCGAGTATCTTCAGCAGGTCCAACAGACAATTATGAATCGGTTATCAAAGAAGGAGCTTGAACGGCTTACAGAAATTTCACAGAATCCGGATTTACGCAAAGACCCGGATCTTTTCAAAGAATTTATGAACATTCGCATGAAGACATATTTCTACGATTCTACATTGGCCGAGAAAAAAAACTTCAATTACTTCGACAGCGATAGAATAAAGAAGTTTTTTTCCAGCTCCGCAAACTTTGGACCATACATGTTGAGCTATAATCTATACGAAAAGCTGAAAAAAATTAAATGCCCGACTCTAATTATACACGGCGAATACGATGTTATTCCAACGGAGGCAATCGAAAGAATGGGGCTGGAGATAATAAACTCTGAACTCCACATTGTAGAAAAGAGCGGTCATTTTGTTCACATTGAAAAACCGGAATTCTATTTTGCAGCAATCCGGAATTTTCTAAAAAAAAGTATTAATTAA
- a CDS encoding serine hydrolase domain-containing protein, translating to MTIKKVLLLFLIFAGFVNAIFSQYSSNYKSYTEIIRSLRDTIPQMMKEKDVPGLSIAIVDDKGILWEEGFGLTSRDQGIPVTPLTNFSIQSMSKNFTALAVLMAVQDGLLELDKPITDYIPGFTVNSRFEEHPERKMTLRLLLSHRAGFTHEAPIGNNYDFYTQKFDDHIKSISDTWLRFRVGERYSYSNLGIDLAGFILQQVSGVPFQNYVKEKIFNPIGMTESSFDIETIKNMEDRAIGHTSSPRKPPVEVPMLAAGGMYSNVHDLSLYINFQLNKGLAKGSQIISREILCEMFSVPNRNKNQTTGYALGTAITRRGNVNLFSHGGGGYGFLSNMSWCPELNVGIVVLTNSTGHILNVAIPEMIGNMILKMKFGKAEQPNQDLSKFNENVIQTDTSYQRKFVGQYLYNRAGFMLLEWQDNKMGITPGINFKPANFVSEDRLFFVFSGTPQYYKFILDENKIPVVMIREYDNEFLDLNDRPDEPAGRFNPEWEKYIGKYALIIYEFPAETREVNKKNGFLYLDNMKLREYLPGLFFTAHGESLDLRTDRPTWKNVKIMKLLEADKK from the coding sequence ATGACAATCAAAAAAGTATTGTTGTTATTTTTAATCTTTGCTGGGTTTGTTAATGCAATATTTTCTCAGTACTCAAGCAATTACAAAAGTTATACTGAAATAATCCGCTCTTTGCGCGACACAATTCCTCAAATGATGAAAGAGAAAGATGTTCCAGGACTTTCAATCGCTATAGTTGACGATAAGGGAATTCTCTGGGAGGAAGGATTTGGTCTTACTTCGAGGGATCAGGGAATTCCGGTTACTCCTCTTACAAATTTCAGTATCCAGTCGATGTCTAAAAATTTCACAGCATTGGCGGTTTTAATGGCAGTACAGGATGGATTATTGGAACTCGATAAACCAATAACAGATTACATACCCGGATTCACTGTGAACAGCCGTTTTGAAGAACACCCGGAAAGAAAAATGACTCTCAGACTTCTGCTTTCACACAGAGCCGGTTTTACACACGAAGCCCCCATAGGCAACAATTACGATTTCTACACTCAAAAGTTTGATGATCACATAAAAAGCATTTCTGATACCTGGCTTCGTTTCCGCGTCGGCGAAAGGTACAGCTATTCAAACCTCGGAATAGACCTTGCCGGGTTTATTCTGCAGCAGGTATCGGGCGTACCGTTCCAAAATTATGTAAAAGAAAAAATTTTTAATCCGATTGGAATGACTGAAAGCAGTTTTGACATCGAAACGATAAAAAATATGGAAGACCGGGCAATTGGTCACACCTCTTCGCCAAGGAAGCCCCCGGTTGAAGTTCCGATGCTTGCGGCCGGAGGAATGTATTCAAATGTGCATGATTTATCCCTGTATATTAATTTTCAGCTAAATAAGGGACTAGCAAAAGGGAGTCAGATAATAAGTCGAGAAATATTATGTGAAATGTTCTCGGTTCCAAATCGTAATAAAAATCAGACTACCGGTTATGCTTTGGGAACGGCAATAACCAGGCGCGGTAATGTTAATTTGTTCTCTCATGGCGGAGGCGGTTATGGTTTTTTATCCAATATGTCGTGGTGCCCGGAGTTAAATGTTGGTATTGTTGTACTAACTAATTCAACCGGTCACATTCTGAATGTTGCTATTCCCGAAATGATAGGAAACATGATTCTGAAAATGAAATTTGGAAAGGCAGAACAACCGAATCAGGATCTCTCAAAATTCAATGAAAATGTAATTCAGACCGATACTTCGTATCAGAGAAAATTCGTGGGTCAGTATTTGTACAACCGCGCGGGATTCATGCTTCTTGAATGGCAGGATAATAAAATGGGAATTACTCCCGGAATAAATTTTAAACCCGCGAATTTTGTGTCCGAGGACAGGCTCTTCTTCGTATTCTCAGGAACTCCGCAGTATTATAAATTTATTCTTGATGAAAACAAGATTCCTGTTGTCATGATCAGAGAGTACGATAACGAATTTCTCGATTTGAACGATCGTCCGGATGAACCCGCGGGTCGTTTTAATCCAGAATGGGAAAAATATATTGGTAAATACGCTCTGATAATTTATGAATTTCCAGCTGAAACAAGAGAGGTTAATAAGAAGAACGGATTTCTTTATTTAGATAACATGAAGTTAAGAGAATATTTGCCTGGTTTATTTTTCACAGCTCACGGAGAATCTCTTGATCTTCGCACCGACAGACCAACCTGGAAAAATGTTAAAATAATGAAGTTACTGGAAGCTGATAAAAAGTAA
- a CDS encoding DHCW motif cupin fold protein, producing the protein MRIENIKYTVTDWAKIERKEFSGESGKAFWRTFEQGNLRVRIVEYSENYLADHWCSRGHVVYVLEGELITELKDGRVTKLYPGMSYQVADDDIPHRSKTNGYVKLLIVD; encoded by the coding sequence ATGAGAATAGAAAATATTAAGTACACAGTTACTGATTGGGCAAAAATAGAAAGAAAAGAATTTTCAGGCGAATCTGGAAAAGCATTCTGGAGAACATTTGAACAGGGGAATCTGCGTGTAAGGATTGTAGAATATTCAGAAAACTACTTGGCCGATCACTGGTGCAGCCGCGGTCATGTTGTTTATGTGCTTGAGGGCGAGTTGATAACAGAACTTAAAGACGGCAGAGTTACCAAGCTTTATCCGGGAATGAGTTATCAGGTTGCCGATGATGATATTCCGCACCGATCAAAAACCAACGGATATGTTAAACTGCTGATAGTTGATTGA
- a CDS encoding glycoside hydrolase family 97 protein produces the protein MKRIIYILIILSTSILHSQTIKSPDGKLVLNFSLSAGGIPGYSLSRQDIQVIKPSRLGLKLKDMYTDKNMAIVPGLEFAEVHSFDKNFVVLKVDTSTFDETWEPVWGEVKSIRNNYRELAVTLAQPEVNNREIIVRFRLYNDGLGFRYEFPVQNNLGYFTVAEEMTQFSLTGDHIAFWIPGDFDTNEYYYTKSPLSKVDALFGKNVNEIFSRTIIGKNFVQTPLMMKSSEGLYINIFEAALIDYPAMHLEIDQSNFVLESRLVPDAVGNKAYMRTPCKTPWRTVIVSDMAEEILASKMILNLNEPSKIDDTSWIKPMKYVGIWWEMHIGISSWNYSDVSNVSLDLTDWKSLKPNGRHGATTLRTKKYIDFAAEHGFDGVLVEGWNVGWEDWHGRWKEEVFDFVTPYPDFDVEEISRYAASKGVKMIMHHETSASVTNYERRMDEAYHFMKKYGYPAVKTGYVARIIPRGEFHDGQWMVQHYVRVAERLAKNRLMLNAHEPVRPTGLHRTYPNWLACEAARGNEFNAWSVGNPPEHETILPFTRLMGGPMDYTPGIFQIKMNYYNPDKKEQVHTTLAKQLALYVTMYSPLQMAADLPENYEKHLDAFQFIKDVAVDWDDTKYLEAEPGDYITVARKAKGKNEWFIGAITDEHERTAVIPLAFLENNNSYKAEIYADSKDAHWEKNPMDYEIIKKSVTSKDVLEIKLAPGGGCAISIR, from the coding sequence ATGAAAAGGATTATTTACATTCTTATAATTCTCTCAACTTCAATTCTTCATTCACAAACGATCAAATCACCCGACGGCAAGCTTGTTCTTAATTTTTCGCTTAGTGCTGGCGGCATTCCAGGTTACAGTTTGAGCAGACAAGATATACAGGTAATTAAGCCGAGCCGGCTTGGTTTAAAACTGAAAGATATGTACACGGACAAGAATATGGCGATTGTTCCGGGGCTTGAATTTGCAGAAGTTCATTCGTTCGATAAAAACTTTGTAGTCTTAAAGGTCGACACCTCCACATTTGATGAAACCTGGGAGCCGGTCTGGGGCGAAGTGAAGTCGATCAGGAATAATTACCGTGAACTCGCGGTTACTCTTGCACAACCTGAAGTAAATAACCGGGAAATAATTGTCCGCTTCCGGCTTTATAACGATGGACTCGGTTTCCGTTATGAGTTCCCGGTTCAGAATAATCTTGGCTATTTCACTGTCGCAGAGGAAATGACTCAATTCAGTCTCACCGGAGATCATATTGCTTTCTGGATTCCGGGTGACTTTGATACAAATGAATATTACTATACAAAATCGCCGCTGAGTAAAGTCGATGCTCTTTTTGGAAAGAATGTGAATGAAATTTTTTCCAGGACAATTATCGGCAAAAACTTTGTTCAAACTCCGCTGATGATGAAGTCTTCAGAGGGATTATACATAAATATTTTTGAAGCAGCCCTTATTGATTATCCTGCAATGCATCTCGAAATTGATCAGTCTAACTTTGTTTTAGAATCCCGACTCGTACCAGACGCAGTCGGAAATAAAGCGTACATGAGAACTCCTTGCAAAACTCCATGGCGGACTGTAATTGTAAGTGATATGGCAGAGGAAATACTCGCTTCAAAGATGATTCTTAATCTTAACGAACCGTCAAAAATCGACGACACAAGCTGGATTAAACCGATGAAATACGTCGGCATCTGGTGGGAAATGCATATTGGCATTTCATCCTGGAATTATTCCGACGTGAGCAATGTTAGTCTTGACCTTACAGACTGGAAGAGTCTTAAACCGAACGGACGCCACGGCGCCACTACCCTTAGAACTAAGAAATACATCGACTTTGCCGCCGAACACGGATTCGACGGGGTTCTTGTTGAAGGATGGAATGTAGGATGGGAGGACTGGCACGGCAGGTGGAAAGAAGAGGTATTTGATTTTGTAACACCGTATCCCGACTTCGATGTTGAAGAAATTTCCAGATATGCTGCATCCAAAGGCGTTAAGATGATAATGCATCACGAAACATCCGCATCGGTTACCAATTATGAAAGAAGAATGGACGAAGCATATCATTTTATGAAAAAGTACGGATACCCGGCGGTGAAAACCGGCTATGTTGCCCGCATTATTCCGCGCGGTGAATTTCACGATGGGCAGTGGATGGTTCAGCATTATGTAAGAGTTGCAGAACGTCTTGCTAAAAACAGATTGATGCTCAATGCCCACGAACCGGTCAGGCCTACGGGACTTCATAGAACATATCCAAACTGGCTCGCCTGCGAAGCTGCACGAGGCAATGAGTTCAATGCCTGGAGTGTTGGCAATCCTCCCGAACACGAAACAATTCTGCCGTTTACCCGTTTGATGGGCGGACCGATGGATTATACACCCGGAATTTTCCAAATCAAAATGAATTATTACAATCCAGATAAAAAAGAACAGGTTCATACAACTCTGGCAAAGCAGCTTGCGCTTTATGTTACCATGTATTCTCCATTACAGATGGCTGCGGACTTACCTGAAAACTATGAGAAACATCTTGATGCGTTTCAGTTTATTAAAGACGTTGCTGTTGACTGGGATGATACAAAATACCTGGAGGCCGAACCCGGGGATTATATTACTGTTGCGCGTAAAGCCAAAGGAAAAAACGAATGGTTTATTGGCGCAATAACAGATGAGCATGAAAGAACCGCGGTGATTCCATTAGCCTTTTTAGAGAATAATAATAGTTACAAAGCAGAGATCTACGCCGATTCAAAAGATGCCCATTGGGAAAAGAATCCGATGGATTATGAGATAATAAAAAAGTCTGTTACATCGAAAGATGTTCTGGAAATTAAACTTGCACCCGGCGGCGGATGCGCGATTAGTATTCGGTGA